A region of Panicum virgatum strain AP13 chromosome 8N, P.virgatum_v5, whole genome shotgun sequence DNA encodes the following proteins:
- the LOC120686650 gene encoding uncharacterized protein LOC120686650: MDFNYERSKKALCWEEIERCISAFQLFSRRQYHSCWKIYSRKWSCQILVHIIGEKGILCISILASIAYALLYGVAWPSWVCVQSNKFTLCPQLICYSKEKYCILLGLLLGTQLKEIDKSFLNKHKDPVAKSSTKERDTMFLAEF; encoded by the exons ATGGATTTTAATTATGAGCGCAGCAAAAAGGCTCTATGCTGGGAAG AAATAGAGAGGTGTATTTCAGCATTCCAGCTTTTCAGCAGGAGGCAATACCATAGCTGCTGGAAAATTTACAGCAGAAAATGGAGTTGTCAG ATTTTGGTCCACATAATTGGTGAAAAAGGCATCTTATGTATTTCAATACTCGCCTCCATTGCTTAT GCCTTACTTTATGGTGTTGCATGGCCTTCATGGGTATGTGTGCAATCAAATAAATTTACCTTATGCCCTCAACTTATATGCTACTCAAAGGAAAAGTACTGCATATTGTTGGGCTTACTACTAG GCACTCAGCTTAAAGAAATCGACAAGTCTTTCTTGAACAAACACAAGGACCCGGTTGCCAAGAGCAGCACAAAGGAAAGAGACACTATGTTCTTGGCAGAATTCTGA
- the LOC120686649 gene encoding protein Rf1, mitochondrial-like — MSRRVRDRCLELERFIARCFHSGSLGLDDAVKLFEELLLVGRPASVRAFTKLLTVVSRAQGRGSSTSALVVSLFNRMVRASPNKVVVAPDLHTYSIIIRSFCSMGCLELSFAAFGLVIKTGFRVNAAVISPLLKGLCDGKRVGEAMEILSRRMPEFGCMLDVLSYNIVLKGFCNERRAEEALELLRMMADDGGGGCPPDVVSYNTVINGLFRDGQVDKAYNLFHEMDNWGIFPTVVTYNTVLKGLCNEKRAAEALELLRMMADDGGGCPPNDVSYTTVINGLFRDGHVDRAYSLFREMDDRGISPTVVTYTTVIDGLCKAQEVDKAEGVLQQMINKGVKPSIQTYTCLIHGYCSSGQGKEVVRMLKEMSAHGHKPDVVTCSLLLDYHCKSGRCLEARKMFDYMIEKGIKPNITTYSTLLHGYATKGALSDVHGLLDLMTGNGISPDHHTFNIILWAYTKGGMINEAMHIFGQMRQHGLSPDAVSYGTLIDALCKLGRVDEAMLKFNQMIHEGLTPDIVVFTSLVYGLCTIDKWEKAEELFSEMLNQGIHPDARFINTIMCNLCREGRVKEAQTLLDLMVGVGVRPDVISYNTLIDGYCLAGRMKEAMKLLDDMVRVGLKPDGFSYNTLLHGYSRAGRIDGAVRLFREMLSNEVRPNIVTYNTVLHGLFRSGKFPEAKELYLNMIKSGMQLNIYTYNIILNGLCKNNCVEEAFEIFQSLCSKGSQLDIITFSIMIDALLKTGRKEDAMDMFAAISDHGLVPDVGTYRLMIQNLIKEGLLEESDNLFLAMEKSGCTPTSSMLNSLVRRLLHRGEIKRAGAYLSKIEEMNFTLEASTTSLLISVFSREECQHHAMSLPEKYHFLVYLNK, encoded by the coding sequence ATGTCCCGCCGCGTGCGCGACCGATGCTTGGAGCTGGAGCGCTTCATCGCCCGCTGCTTCCACTCGGGAAGCCTCGGCCTCGACGACGCCGTCAAGCTGTTCGAAGAATTGCTCCTTGTCGGCAGACCCGCCTCGGTTCGCGCCTTCACCAAGCTCCTCACCGTCGTCTCTCGCGCCCAGGGAAGGGGCTCCTCAACCTCTGCGCTCGTCGTCTCCCTCTTCAACCGGATGGTCCGTGCCTCCCCAAATAAGGTAGTTGTAGCTCCCGACCTGCACACCTACAGCATCATCATCCGCAGCTTTTGTAGCATGGGCTGCTTGGAGCTCAGTTTCGCCGCCTTTGGTCTCGTCATTAAGACGGGTTTTAGGGTGAATGCTGCAGTCATCAGCCCGCTTCTCAAAGGTCTCTGTGACGGAAAGAGGGTGGGTGAGGCCATGGAGATATTGAGCCGGCGAATGCCCGAGTTTGGCTGTATGCTAGATGTATTGTCATACAACATAGTTCTAAAGGGTTTCTGCAATGAAAGGAGAGCTGAGGAGGCACTTGAGCTGCTCCGCATGATGGCAGATGATGGAGGTGGTGGCTGCCCGCCAGATGTTGTGTCATATAACACCGTCATCAATGGCTTGTTTAGAGACGGCCAGGTGGACAAAGCTTACAACCTATTTCATGAAATGGATAACTGGGGGATTTTTCCGACTGTTGTGACCTACAACACAGTTCTAAAGGGTTTATGCAACGAAAAGAGAGCTGCGGAGGCTCTTGAGCTGCTTCGCATGATGGCAGATGATGGAGGTGGCTGCCCACCAAATGATGTGTCGTACACCACCGTCATCAATGGCTTATTTAGAGATGGCCATGTGGATAGAGCTTACAGCCTATTTCGTGAAATGGATGACCGGGGGATTTCGCCAACTGTTGTGACCTACACCACAGTCATTGATGGTCTGTGCAAAGCTCAAGAAGTTGACAAGGCTGAGGGTGTCCTTCAGCAGATGATTAATAAAGGTGTCAAGCCAAGTATTCAAACATATACTTGTCTGATCCATGGATATTGCTCTTCAGGACAGGGGAAAGAGGTGGTTAGAATGCTCAAAGAAATGTCCGCACATGGTCATAAACCAGATGTTGTCACTTGTAGTTTGCTGCTGGATTACCATTGCAAGAGTGGAAGATGCTTAGAGGCTAGAAAGATGTTTGATTATATGATTGAAAAGGGCATAAAACCTAATATAACTACATATAGCACTCTGCTTCATGGGTATGCTACCAAAGGAGCTCTTTCTGATGTGCATGGCCTCTTGGATTTGATGACAGGAAATGGTATTTCACCTGATCATCACACCTTCAATATAATTCTCTGGGCGTATACTAAAGGTGGTATGATAAATGAGGCAATGCATATCTTTGGCCAAATGAGGCAGCATGGGTTGAGCCCTGATGCGGTCAGCTATGGAACATTAATAGATGCACTTTGCAAGTTGGGAAGAGTGGACGAGGCTATGCTTAAATTCAATCAGATGATCCATGAAGGGCTGACTCCTGATATCGTTGTTTTTACCTCACTAGTTTATGGACTGTGCACTATTGACAAGTGGGAGAAGGCCGAGGAATTATTTTCTGAAATGCTGaatcaagggatccatcccgATGCCAGGTTCATCAACACTATAATGTGTAACCTTTGCAGAGAAGGACGGGTAAAGGAAGCTCAGACTCTCCTTGACTTAATGGTAGGTGTAGGTGTGAGACCTGATGTTATCTCGTATAATACATTAATTGATGGCTACTGCTTAGCTGGTAGGATGAAGGAAGCTATGAAGTTGCTTGATGATATGGTCCGAGTTGGCTTGAAACCAGATGGCTTTTCTTATAATACTTTGCTTCATGGCTATAGTAGAGCTGGCAGGATAGATGGTGCGGTTAGACTATTCAGAGAAATGTTAAGCAATGAAGTTAGGCCTAATATTGTCACTTATAACACGGTACTTCATGGTTTATTTCGGTCTGGGAAGTTTCCTGAAGCAAAAGAACTCTATCTCAATATGATCAAAAGTGGAATGCAGCTGAACATTTACACGTACAACATAATTCTGAatggtctttgcaaaaataacTGTGTTGAAGAGGCATTTGAAATATTTCAGAGTCTATGTTCTAAGGGTTCTCAACTTGACATCATTACCTTCAGCATTATGATTGATGCTTTGCTCAAAACTGGCAGAAAGGAAGATGCCATGGATATGTTCGCTGCTATCTCTGACCATGGTTTAGTTCCGGATGTTGGGACCTATCGCTTAATGATACAAAATCTCATAAAAGAAGGGTTGCTAGAAGAGTCTGACAATTTGTTTTTAGCAATGGAAAAGAGTGGATGCACTCCAACCTCATCTATGCTAAATTCGCTTGTTAGGAGGCTGTTGCATAGAGGTGAGATAAAGAGGGCTGGGGCTTACCTCTCTAAAATTGAAGAGATGAACTTCACGCTTGAGGCATCCACTACTTCCTTGCTAATATCAGTTTTCTCGAGGGAGGAGTGTCAGCACCATGCGATGTCCCTGCCTGAAAAGTATCATTTTCTTGTGTATCTCAATAAATGA